One Paraburkholderia aromaticivorans genomic region harbors:
- the fghA gene encoding S-formylglutathione hydrolase codes for MFELLSSHACHGGEQRIYRHDSQTIGLSMRFSIYLPPQALQANANVPALFYLAGLTCTEETFPVKAGAQRFAAQHGIALIAPDTSPRGAGVPGESAAWDFGVGAGFYVDATQQPWAQHYRMYSYVRDELRETVLANLPVDGARLGIFGHSMGGHGALMLALRNPEIYRSVSAFAPIAAPSQCPWGVKAFSGYLGEDREAWKQYDASELVAHASRKFSAGILVDQGLADQFLAEQLNPDVFEAACQAAGQPLTLRRHAGYDHGYYFISTFIEDHLAHHAKVLLG; via the coding sequence ATGTTCGAACTCTTGTCGTCACACGCCTGTCATGGCGGCGAGCAGCGCATCTATCGGCACGACTCGCAGACCATCGGTCTGTCGATGCGCTTCTCCATCTATCTGCCGCCGCAGGCCTTGCAGGCCAATGCGAACGTACCCGCGCTGTTCTATCTCGCGGGTCTCACGTGCACGGAAGAAACCTTTCCGGTCAAGGCCGGCGCACAGCGTTTCGCGGCGCAGCACGGTATCGCGCTGATCGCGCCGGATACCAGTCCGCGCGGCGCGGGCGTGCCGGGCGAAAGCGCGGCGTGGGACTTCGGCGTGGGCGCGGGCTTTTACGTCGATGCCACACAGCAGCCGTGGGCGCAGCACTATCGGATGTACTCATACGTGCGTGACGAGCTGCGCGAAACGGTGCTCGCGAATCTGCCGGTGGACGGCGCGCGTTTGGGCATCTTCGGGCATTCCATGGGCGGTCACGGCGCGTTGATGCTCGCGTTGCGCAATCCGGAGATCTATCGGTCGGTGTCGGCGTTCGCGCCGATTGCCGCACCTTCACAGTGCCCGTGGGGCGTGAAGGCGTTCAGCGGCTATCTGGGCGAAGACCGTGAAGCGTGGAAGCAGTACGACGCAAGCGAACTGGTGGCGCATGCGTCGCGCAAATTTTCGGCGGGGATTCTGGTCGATCAGGGTCTCGCGGATCAGTTCCTCGCGGAGCAACTGAACCCGGATGTGTTCGAAGCCGCCTGTCAGGCCGCAGGTCAACCGCTGACGCTGCGCCGTCATGCGGGCTACGATCACGGCTATTACTTCATCTCGACGTTCATCGAAGATCATCTCGCGCATCACGCGAAGGTGCTGCTCGGCTGA
- a CDS encoding S-(hydroxymethyl)glutathione dehydrogenase/class III alcohol dehydrogenase, which produces MKTKAAIAWKAGAPLTIEEVDLEGPRAGEVLIEVKATGICHTDYYTLSGADPEGIFPAILGHEGAGVIVDTGPGVGTLKKGDHVIPLYTPECRQCKFCLSRKTNLCQAIRSTQGKGLMPDATSRFSLDGKPLFHYMGTSTFSNYIVVPEIAVAKVREDAPFDKICYIGCGVTTGVGAVVYSAKVEAGANVVVFGLGGIGLNVIQGAKMVGADKIIGVDINPGRVELAKKFGMTHFINPNEVENVVDHIVQLTDGGADYSFECIGNTKVMRQALECTHKGWGQSFIIGVAAAGEEISTRPFQLVTGREWKGSAFGGARGRTDVPKIVDWYMEGKINIDDLITHRLPLERINEGFDLMKKGESIRSVVLY; this is translated from the coding sequence ATGAAGACCAAAGCAGCAATCGCATGGAAAGCTGGCGCGCCGTTGACGATCGAAGAAGTCGATCTGGAAGGGCCGCGCGCCGGTGAAGTCCTGATCGAAGTGAAGGCCACGGGCATCTGCCATACCGATTACTACACGCTCTCCGGCGCGGACCCGGAAGGCATCTTCCCGGCGATTCTTGGGCACGAAGGCGCGGGCGTGATCGTCGATACCGGTCCCGGTGTCGGCACGCTGAAGAAAGGCGATCACGTCATTCCGCTGTACACGCCGGAATGCCGTCAGTGCAAGTTCTGCCTGTCGCGCAAGACCAATCTCTGTCAGGCGATTCGTTCGACGCAGGGCAAGGGTTTGATGCCTGATGCGACCTCGCGCTTCTCGCTCGACGGCAAGCCGCTGTTTCACTACATGGGCACGTCCACGTTTTCGAACTACATCGTCGTGCCGGAAATCGCGGTAGCGAAGGTGCGTGAAGACGCGCCGTTCGACAAGATCTGCTACATCGGCTGCGGCGTGACGACCGGTGTCGGTGCGGTCGTGTATTCAGCCAAAGTGGAAGCTGGCGCGAATGTCGTGGTGTTCGGTCTTGGCGGCATCGGCTTGAATGTGATCCAGGGCGCGAAGATGGTCGGCGCGGACAAGATCATCGGTGTGGACATCAATCCGGGACGTGTCGAACTGGCGAAGAAGTTCGGCATGACGCACTTCATCAACCCGAACGAAGTCGAGAACGTGGTCGATCACATCGTGCAACTCACCGATGGCGGCGCGGACTATTCGTTCGAATGTATCGGCAACACGAAGGTGATGCGTCAGGCGCTCGAATGCACGCACAAGGGCTGGGGCCAGTCGTTCATCATCGGCGTGGCGGCGGCGGGCGAGGAGATCAGCACGCGTCCGTTCCAGCTGGTGACGGGCCGCGAGTGGAAGGGCTCGGCGTTCGGTGGCGCGCGCGGCCGCACCGACGTGCCGAAAATCGTCGACTGGTACATGGAAGGCAAGATCAATATCGACGATCTGATCACGCACCGTCTGCCGCTCGAACGCATCAACGAGGGCTTCGATCTGATGAAGAAGGGCGAGTCGATCCGCTCGGTCGTGCTGTACTGA
- a CDS encoding xylulokinase produces the protein MSFLGIDLGTGSLKIAIVDENGREQAVASVAYPIETPQAGWAETSVQTWWRALCEAAARLPDELRRDVRAIGFSGQMHGVVLIDAAGEAVRPAMLWPDTRALALLDAWPEPQPNPVAPGMAGPLLRWIVLHEPQSASRTRWALQPKDWLRVALGGAVATDPSDACATALADPAGVWDAALLDRLEIPREWFAPLAPSYAAGGVLSEKAAQALGLRAGIVLATGAADTPCAALGSGLAHDGDALLTTGTGGQIVVLAEHAPAAVKGLHRYRAASDHWYRMAAMQNVGIALERTRGWLSYEWADAYRDAFGDATNATNTTNVANATSAISAFNATNASSASSANTAAASGLTFLPYLTGERTPWLNPMARGGWLGLALDHTRGTMMRAAFEGVAFSLRAGLDAIRASGATVTALKLAGGGSVDARWRQLLADALNVELHAVDCPNAAPRGAAILGGLASGHWHARDLAALAPGATRVAGPQGDAALAERYARFLDLYGRVETWFADTPSR, from the coding sequence ATGAGTTTTCTCGGCATCGACCTCGGCACCGGTTCCCTCAAAATCGCAATCGTCGACGAAAACGGTCGCGAGCAGGCGGTGGCGAGCGTCGCTTATCCCATCGAAACGCCGCAGGCGGGTTGGGCGGAGACATCGGTGCAAACTTGGTGGCGCGCGCTATGCGAAGCCGCCGCGCGTTTGCCCGACGAATTGCGCCGCGATGTGCGGGCCATCGGATTTTCCGGACAGATGCACGGTGTCGTGCTGATCGACGCAGCCGGCGAGGCCGTGCGGCCCGCCATGCTGTGGCCCGACACGCGCGCGCTGGCGTTGCTCGATGCGTGGCCTGAGCCGCAACCGAATCCGGTTGCGCCGGGCATGGCGGGTCCGCTGCTGCGCTGGATCGTGTTGCACGAACCGCAGTCCGCGAGCCGCACGCGCTGGGCGCTGCAACCGAAAGACTGGCTGCGCGTCGCGTTGGGCGGCGCGGTGGCGACCGATCCCTCCGACGCCTGCGCGACCGCGCTCGCCGATCCGGCCGGCGTGTGGGACGCGGCGTTGCTCGATCGGCTCGAGATTCCGCGCGAGTGGTTCGCGCCGCTGGCGCCATCCTATGCGGCGGGTGGCGTGTTGTCGGAGAAGGCGGCGCAGGCGCTGGGTTTGCGCGCCGGCATCGTGCTCGCGACCGGCGCTGCCGATACGCCTTGCGCCGCGCTCGGCAGCGGACTGGCGCACGACGGCGACGCATTGCTGACCACCGGCACCGGCGGACAGATCGTCGTGCTGGCCGAGCACGCGCCCGCGGCGGTCAAGGGCTTGCATCGTTATCGCGCGGCGAGCGATCACTGGTATCGGATGGCGGCGATGCAGAACGTCGGCATCGCGCTCGAACGCACGCGCGGGTGGCTGTCGTATGAATGGGCCGATGCGTATCGTGATGCGTTCGGTGACGCGACCAACGCGACCAATACGACCAATGTGGCCAATGCGACTAGCGCAATCAGCGCATTCAACGCGACCAACGCATCCAGCGCATCCAGCGCGAACACAGCGGCGGCATCCGGTCTCACGTTCTTGCCGTACCTCACAGGCGAACGCACGCCCTGGCTCAACCCGATGGCGCGCGGCGGCTGGCTCGGCCTCGCGCTCGATCACACACGCGGCACGATGATGCGCGCCGCGTTCGAAGGCGTCGCGTTCTCGCTGCGCGCCGGACTCGACGCGATTCGCGCGAGCGGCGCGACGGTGACGGCGTTGAAGCTGGCGGGCGGCGGTTCCGTCGACGCCCGCTGGCGCCAGTTGCTCGCCGATGCGCTGAATGTCGAGCTGCACGCGGTCGATTGTCCGAACGCCGCGCCGCGTGGCGCGGCGATTCTCGGCGGCCTCGCGAGCGGGCACTGGCACGCGCGCGATCTCGCCGCGCTCGCGCCGGGCGCGACGCGTGTTGCGGGTCCGCAAGGCGACGCGGCGCTTGCCGAACGCTATGCGCGCTTTCTCGATCTCTACGGACGAGTCGAAACATGGTTCGCTGATACGCCGTCGCGATGA